The DNA region TGGGAACCCCGAAAGCCGCTTACTCAAATCAAGCGGCTTTTTTGTGCCTGTATACTAGGGGGTAGAGCATTTTGTGCAGCGCGGGGAGTAATTAGATCATGGGTGTCCAAAAGCCCCATGAGCTGTACGCAGGTAAAACTCGACAAAGCTTAACAATAAAAAAGGCCCTAATAAGGACCTTTCTTTAAACAATCATTGAGTGATGGTGATTAACTTGTGACGACGCTAAGCGGCCAGCCAATATCAGTCTGACGGTTGGATTCAATTTCCAACTCAGCGGCTGTTAACGGGTTTGCATCAAGCCAGTTAGCATCAATGTTCAGTGTTAACTTGTCGCCTTCTGCATTTAGCGTGACTTTTGGTTCCAGAGCTGGGTTACGGCGATGGCTCAATAGTACGGCAAGGCGTAATAAACGAAGTAATCGCTTACCACTAGTTCCAGACAGCGCGTGCTGCTCTGGTAAAGAGGTGAGCTGCTCACGGTAACGTCGAACGATTTCACCGATAACAAACTTCTGAGCGCGCGTATAACCAGGTAAGTCCAAATGTTGTAGTAGGTAAGCGCTGTGCTCACCGCCTTTCTTGAAATCGATAGTTAGCCCGATTTCGTGCAACTTGGCCGTTGTTTCTAGCAGTACTTTGCCTTGTGGTTCTGCTACCCATTCGTCATCACCGACTTGTTCAAGCAACCTGCTCGCAAGGTTTGCTACTTGCTCACCATATTGGCAATCCAATTGGTAACGACTCTGCACGCTGCAAATAGTACGTGCACGAATGTCATTTTGACGAAGTTCGTCGACCATCTCATACACTAAGCCTTCACGCAGTGCGCCGCCAGCCAATGTCATCGCATCAATTTCTAGTAACTCGAAAATGGCGATAAGAATGGATAAACCACTTGGGAAGACTAACGCGCGTTCTAGGGTAAGTCCCTCGATATCGAGTTCTTCTAAGTGATCGGCAAGCATGGCTTGTTTTTGCAGACGCTTGAGTTTTGCATGAGTAATGACTTCGTCCATACCTTGCGCAAGCATGATCTCTTGCAGAGCTTGAACTGTGCCAGAAGCGCCAACACAGACATCCCAACCTAGCTCTGTATACTGCTCCAGAATCGGTTTGAGTGTTTGTTTTGCGCCTTCTATAGCGGCTTCAAAGTTACGTGCATTGAGCTGGCGGTCTTTGAAGAAGTTTTCCAACCAAGTGACACAGCCCATTTTTAAACTGGTGAGTGCTTTGGCTTCAAAACCTTCGC from Vibrio hyugaensis includes:
- the gppA gene encoding guanosine-5'-triphosphate,3'-diphosphate diphosphatase, translated to MSQAGSSPLYAAIDLGSNSFHMLVVRHIDGSVQTMAKIKRKVRLAAGLDEHNSLSTEAMQRGWDCLSLFAERLQDIPKQNIRIVGTATLRTATNVDVFLEKANQILGLPIEVITGEEEAATIYKGVAHTSGGSGRRLVVDIGGASTELIIGEGFEAKALTSLKMGCVTWLENFFKDRQLNARNFEAAIEGAKQTLKPILEQYTELGWDVCVGASGTVQALQEIMLAQGMDEVITHAKLKRLQKQAMLADHLEELDIEGLTLERALVFPSGLSILIAIFELLEIDAMTLAGGALREGLVYEMVDELRQNDIRARTICSVQSRYQLDCQYGEQVANLASRLLEQVGDDEWVAEPQGKVLLETTAKLHEIGLTIDFKKGGEHSAYLLQHLDLPGYTRAQKFVIGEIVRRYREQLTSLPEQHALSGTSGKRLLRLLRLAVLLSHRRNPALEPKVTLNAEGDKLTLNIDANWLDANPLTAAELEIESNRQTDIGWPLSVVTS